Proteins from a genomic interval of Sphingobacterium sp. SYP-B4668:
- a CDS encoding FeoA family protein, protein MHHNNSLDKLKKGERAKILSYSSSEIPAKFFEIGFLPGIDIEIKHIAPFNGPICVSIIQNNSLVALRKSEAKHIIVEK, encoded by the coding sequence ATGCATCACAATAATAGCTTGGATAAATTAAAAAAAGGAGAAAGAGCTAAGATATTGAGCTATTCCTCATCCGAAATACCTGCAAAGTTTTTTGAGATTGGCTTCCTTCCTGGGATTGATATCGAAATCAAACATATTGCACCTTTCAATGGCCCAATATGTGTTAGTATCATTCAAAACAATTCACTAGTTGCTTTACGTAAATCCGAAGCTAAGCACATAATCGTTGAAAAATAG
- a CDS encoding MarR family winged helix-turn-helix transcriptional regulator — MKIEEELQVRQFKSEWHKATVNLVFTANKLTEILEKRAEKQQITLQQFNALRILRGQYPQPANNNLLKTRLLTNTPDISRLMDRLVAKNLVSRCKSAEDKRSVDLVITDKGLVVLEELEETMLLNDILPKNFKEKDCERLSDLLDKLRNSLRLEE, encoded by the coding sequence ATGAAGATAGAGGAGGAGCTACAAGTAAGGCAATTCAAAAGCGAGTGGCATAAGGCAACAGTAAACCTTGTTTTTACAGCAAATAAATTAACGGAAATATTAGAGAAAAGAGCTGAAAAGCAGCAAATTACCTTGCAACAATTTAATGCATTGCGCATCTTGCGAGGACAGTATCCTCAACCCGCAAATAACAATCTTTTAAAAACCAGATTATTGACCAATACGCCTGATATTTCAAGGCTAATGGATCGTTTGGTAGCCAAGAATCTGGTGTCTAGGTGTAAAAGTGCTGAAGACAAACGGTCGGTAGATTTGGTGATTACTGATAAAGGGCTAGTCGTGTTGGAGGAGCTGGAAGAAACCATGTTATTAAACGACATACTTCCCAAGAACTTTAAAGAAAAAGACTGCGAGCGATTGAGCGATTTGTTGGATAAGTTGCGCAATTCACTGCGCTTGGAAGAGTAA
- a CDS encoding ZIP family metal transporter: protein MSATLIVAILFISALVSGIAVFFVKRDNTNSLKLILSFSGAYLFAITVLHLIPHVYEGSNTNPEVIGLYILGGFLFQLVLEQFSQGIEHGHIHHHSHQAFPLGIMASLCLHAFLEGMPLASGHQTQLVFGIAIHHIPAAFALGSLLLNTKLTKNKITIYLVIFAAMTPLGFMLSKGISAGEVGNIHQYFDKIMAVVIGIFLHISTTILFESGSADHHKFNKKKMIAVILGVAVSLLNFLFESHDHGSHQHNHEHPTEHHHDHNH, encoded by the coding sequence ATGAGTGCAACTCTTATAGTCGCCATTTTATTCATTTCTGCATTGGTCAGCGGAATAGCTGTTTTTTTTGTCAAACGCGATAATACGAATAGTCTCAAATTGATTCTCTCCTTTAGTGGTGCATATCTTTTTGCGATTACTGTATTACACCTTATTCCTCATGTCTATGAAGGGTCAAATACTAATCCTGAAGTAATTGGCTTGTATATTCTAGGTGGATTTTTATTTCAACTTGTATTAGAACAGTTTTCGCAAGGCATCGAGCATGGACACATCCACCATCATTCACATCAAGCTTTTCCACTTGGAATTATGGCAAGCTTATGCCTACATGCCTTTTTAGAAGGGATGCCATTAGCTTCTGGTCATCAAACACAATTGGTTTTTGGTATCGCTATACACCACATTCCTGCAGCCTTTGCGCTAGGTAGTCTTCTCCTAAACACAAAATTGACAAAAAACAAGATTACGATATATTTAGTCATCTTCGCAGCAATGACACCACTAGGCTTTATGCTTAGTAAAGGAATCAGTGCCGGAGAGGTGGGTAATATACACCAGTACTTCGATAAGATAATGGCTGTAGTCATTGGTATCTTTTTACATATATCCACCACTATACTTTTTGAATCTGGATCTGCAGATCATCATAAATTCAACAAGAAAAAAATGATTGCAGTAATATTGGGTGTGGCCGTTTCTTTATTAAACTTCTTATTTGAAAGCCATGACCATGGTAGTCACCAACACAACCATGAACATCCCACAGAGCATCATCACGACCACAATCATTAA
- a CDS encoding phosphatase PAP2 family protein: MIQQLIEIDQAIFLAINQGLSNPFFDWLLPILRNPYTWAPLYLFLVIFFVKTYGKTGIIIVLFTLANFGISDAVSSHLIKKTVKRVRPCNDIEFKEEVNIRVRCGSGFSFTSSHATNHFAMAFFWVVLFRRKWKHTLWLAITWAALISISQIYVGVHYPFDILCGALLGICIGLLTGNIFKKVMPNFFTTTTINPIST, translated from the coding sequence ATGATCCAACAACTCATTGAAATTGATCAGGCCATCTTTTTGGCTATTAATCAAGGTTTAAGCAATCCCTTTTTTGACTGGTTACTTCCTATACTAAGAAATCCATATACTTGGGCTCCTCTATATTTATTTTTGGTTATTTTCTTTGTCAAAACCTATGGCAAAACAGGAATCATCATTGTCCTATTTACCTTGGCGAATTTTGGAATATCAGACGCAGTATCTTCTCATCTTATAAAAAAAACCGTGAAGCGAGTGCGTCCCTGTAATGACATTGAATTTAAAGAAGAAGTCAACATACGGGTGCGTTGCGGATCAGGGTTCAGCTTTACCTCTTCCCACGCCACCAATCACTTTGCGATGGCCTTTTTCTGGGTGGTCCTCTTTAGACGCAAGTGGAAACATACCCTTTGGCTAGCTATTACTTGGGCGGCCTTAATCAGCATATCCCAAATATATGTTGGCGTACACTATCCTTTCGATATTCTATGCGGCGCACTGCTGGGAATATGTATAGGGCTATTGACGGGCAATATATTTAAAAAAGTGATGCCCAATTTTTTCACGACAACAACAATTAACCCCATATCTACATGA
- the glmM gene encoding phosphoglucosamine mutase → MTLIKSISGIRGTIGGRSGEGLTPIDIVKFTAAFGKIIVKQSGNNKIVVGRDARMSGQMVNNLVVGTLQSIGIDVIDLGLSTTPTVEIAVPKENAGGGIILTASHNPGQWNALKLLNAKGEFINDAEGKAVLTLGESLDFDFAEVENLGKVINDESYLQKHIDDVLALDLVDVDAIKAANFRVAVDAVNSTGGIFIPALLKALGIDTVYKIHCEPNGEFPHNPEPLKEHLTDLAKAVVDNNADIGIAVDPDVDRLVFMMEDGELFGEEYTLVAVADYILQHTKGNTVSNLSSTRALRDVTVKHGGEYFAAAVGEVNVVTKMKEVQAVIGGEGNGGVIYPTSHYGRDALVGVAIFLTHLAKLGKKASVYRAELPQYFMSKNKITLTPELDIDNLLAKMEEKYKHEQHSTIDGLKIDFENEWVHLRKSNTEPIIRIYSEGPTAEAADAIAQKIIKEIEEIIS, encoded by the coding sequence ATGACATTAATTAAATCAATATCTGGTATCAGGGGTACTATTGGAGGTCGCTCCGGCGAAGGCCTTACTCCAATTGACATCGTAAAATTTACAGCTGCTTTTGGGAAAATAATCGTCAAGCAATCCGGTAACAACAAGATTGTAGTTGGTCGTGACGCGCGGATGTCCGGTCAAATGGTCAATAATCTCGTTGTCGGAACACTACAAAGTATCGGAATTGATGTGATTGACCTCGGTCTTTCGACTACCCCGACAGTAGAGATTGCGGTTCCCAAGGAAAATGCAGGCGGAGGAATTATACTGACCGCCTCTCATAATCCTGGACAATGGAATGCACTTAAGCTCTTGAACGCCAAAGGGGAGTTTATCAATGATGCCGAAGGAAAGGCAGTATTGACGTTAGGGGAGAGTTTGGACTTTGACTTTGCTGAGGTTGAGAACTTAGGAAAAGTAATCAATGATGAATCCTATTTACAAAAACACATTGATGATGTCCTGGCTTTGGATTTGGTCGATGTTGACGCAATAAAGGCTGCTAATTTCAGGGTAGCCGTAGACGCAGTGAACAGTACGGGAGGTATATTTATTCCAGCTTTACTAAAAGCGTTGGGTATAGATACCGTCTATAAAATCCATTGTGAACCTAATGGTGAATTTCCGCACAATCCAGAGCCGTTAAAAGAGCACTTAACAGATCTAGCTAAAGCAGTGGTGGATAACAATGCAGACATCGGTATCGCAGTGGATCCAGATGTAGATCGTTTGGTCTTTATGATGGAGGATGGCGAGTTGTTTGGGGAAGAATATACATTGGTGGCAGTTGCTGACTATATTCTTCAGCATACAAAAGGTAATACGGTTTCAAATCTATCTTCCACCCGAGCGTTGAGAGATGTGACTGTGAAGCATGGTGGAGAATACTTTGCGGCTGCAGTGGGGGAAGTGAACGTGGTGACTAAAATGAAGGAAGTACAGGCGGTCATAGGTGGAGAAGGAAATGGAGGCGTAATCTATCCGACCTCTCATTATGGAAGGGATGCGTTGGTAGGTGTCGCTATATTTTTAACGCATTTGGCCAAATTGGGTAAAAAAGCGTCTGTCTATCGTGCTGAATTGCCTCAATATTTTATGTCGAAAAATAAGATTACCTTAACCCCCGAATTGGATATTGACAATCTTTTGGCAAAGATGGAAGAGAAGTATAAGCATGAGCAGCACTCGACTATAGATGGTTTGAAGATTGATTTTGAGAACGAGTGGGTGCATTTGCGAAAATCGAATACTGAGCCCATTATTCGTATATATTCGGAAGGGCCTACTGCCGAAGCTGCTGACGCTATTGCGCAAAAGATAATAAAAGAGATTGAAGAAATCATTAGTTAA
- the rlmF gene encoding 23S rRNA (adenine(1618)-N(6))-methyltransferase RlmF — MKMSSKEIKKTLHPRNKHISGYDFQRLVKKNVELKSFLVESPNGQSTIDFGNPKAVFTLNKTLLLLHYDMQHWEIGKNSLCPPIPGRVDYIHYVADLLAKDHNGEIPRGPKVRVLDIGTGSSLIYPILGHQEYRWSFVATDIDQQSLHHAQLNISKNESLKKAIELRFQPNKEHIFKGIIKPKEKYDLIVCNPPFYSSREDNWKSTTKKFQNVTKNKEAIPVQNFGGHANELWYEGGEKAFIRSMIYESLDFKDQLGWCTTLVSDKNNLKPLIAVLEFKKAKDIEIIKMEQGNKISRILAWRWS; from the coding sequence ATGAAAATGTCCTCAAAAGAAATAAAGAAAACGCTACACCCTCGCAATAAACATATTTCCGGATACGATTTTCAGCGATTGGTTAAAAAAAATGTGGAGTTAAAGAGTTTTTTAGTAGAAAGCCCAAATGGACAGTCTACCATTGACTTTGGCAACCCAAAGGCGGTGTTTACACTCAATAAAACTTTATTGTTGCTACACTATGATATGCAACACTGGGAAATTGGCAAAAATAGCCTATGCCCACCGATTCCTGGTCGAGTAGATTATATACACTATGTGGCCGACCTTCTAGCTAAGGACCACAATGGAGAGATACCTAGAGGACCGAAGGTAAGGGTTTTGGATATCGGAACGGGAAGCAGTTTAATCTACCCAATCTTAGGCCACCAAGAGTACAGATGGTCATTTGTAGCGACAGATATCGATCAACAATCTTTACATCACGCTCAATTGAACATTTCGAAAAACGAGTCGTTAAAAAAAGCTATAGAACTTCGTTTCCAACCCAATAAGGAGCACATTTTCAAAGGAATTATCAAACCCAAAGAGAAATACGACCTCATTGTATGTAATCCACCCTTTTACTCTTCACGCGAAGACAATTGGAAAAGTACAACCAAAAAATTTCAAAATGTCACAAAAAATAAGGAGGCAATCCCGGTACAGAATTTTGGAGGCCACGCAAACGAACTTTGGTATGAGGGTGGTGAAAAAGCTTTTATCCGTTCAATGATTTATGAAAGTTTGGACTTCAAAGACCAACTCGGCTGGTGCACGACGTTAGTGTCTGATAAAAATAATCTAAAACCCTTGATTGCTGTACTTGAGTTTAAAAAAGCAAAAGATATTGAAATCATCAAGATGGAACAAGGAAATAAAATAAGTCGCATATTGGCCTGGAGATGGTCATAA
- a CDS encoding glycerophosphodiester phosphodiesterase family protein gives MNAKSITTIFMLSAMMVSQSEAQKLFTQKFKSAQEMHAAFKYAPNKKIISGHRGTIEEGMPENSIPAFEAVLRHTPAIFEIDPRLTKDSIPVMVHDVDLERTTNGHGKVADYTWKELQKLRLKDHHGNVTNYRINSLDEVIRWAKGKTILNLDKKDLPLEMTAAIIKKHNAYNWVWVTVHNVEQAKFYLTQHPDQYMSMHIKDQAGLDSFDSSGLPYNRMIVYIGPEIKASNQKMYDFFHARGVMCMISSAPTYDKLETKSQRAAKYQEVFESGASILESDLPIEVSQAVK, from the coding sequence ATGAACGCTAAATCTATTACCACTATTTTCATGCTTTCGGCGATGATGGTGTCCCAATCAGAAGCTCAAAAGCTCTTCACTCAGAAATTCAAGTCTGCACAGGAAATGCATGCTGCTTTTAAGTATGCTCCAAATAAAAAGATAATTAGTGGCCATCGTGGCACGATTGAAGAAGGGATGCCTGAGAATTCTATTCCCGCTTTTGAGGCTGTTTTGCGACATACTCCTGCCATCTTCGAAATCGATCCTCGTCTCACCAAAGATAGTATTCCAGTGATGGTACATGATGTGGACCTTGAACGTACGACCAATGGACATGGAAAAGTCGCCGACTATACTTGGAAAGAACTTCAAAAACTTAGACTCAAAGATCATCATGGTAATGTGACTAATTATAGGATAAATAGTTTGGACGAAGTTATCCGATGGGCAAAAGGAAAGACTATTCTCAATTTGGATAAAAAGGATCTTCCCTTAGAAATGACTGCTGCTATTATCAAAAAGCACAATGCATATAATTGGGTATGGGTAACGGTGCATAATGTAGAACAAGCAAAGTTCTATCTTACACAGCATCCAGACCAGTATATGTCTATGCACATTAAGGACCAGGCGGGATTAGATAGCTTTGATAGCTCTGGACTACCTTATAATCGGATGATTGTCTATATTGGACCTGAAATAAAAGCCTCAAATCAGAAGATGTACGATTTTTTCCATGCTAGAGGTGTGATGTGCATGATATCATCGGCACCTACTTATGATAAACTAGAGACGAAATCACAACGTGCGGCCAAATATCAGGAGGTATTTGAAAGTGGAGCCAGTATTTTGGAATCAGATCTACCGATAGAAGTATCACAAGCCGTAAAGTGA
- a CDS encoding multicopper oxidase family protein, producing MKNQLKIVFLTFISSLLLQELAAQQVKRYDLYVRDTLVNYAGKHKRAIAVNGQIPMPTLEFTEGDTAEIVVHNELKENTSLHWHGIFLPNKEDGVPYLTQPQIAPGTTFTYRFPIIQHGTHWYHSHTGLQEQIGMYGNFVMKKRANDKSFRRGIDDLPTVPIVLSEWTNLNPDDIHRMLHSANDWAAIKKGATQSYAEAIQEGQLKTKLTNEWKRMLAMDVSDVYYDKILMNGSVFTDLKSIDGKPLKAGDKVRLRISNGGASSYFWLRYAGGKITVVANDGNDVEPVEVDRLIIAVSETYDVVVTIPENGIAYEFMATTEDRSNSSSYFIGDGVKQLISPLPNLKYFEGMKMMNDMMKMNGDLDDMGMQMSLNKMDMNVVMYPEITGSSSKKTDHSDHNMDMDTDSNRYNANALGDIVTLNYSMLQSPHNTTLPKDAPIKDLKFVLTGNMNRYVWSMDNKVLSESDKIPVKKGEVLRITLQNNSMMRHPMHLHGFDFRVLNGKGENAPLKNVLDIMPMETDTIEFLANEEGDWFFHCHILYHMMSGMNRVFEVGDYQNPLLPDKKGAYKMLQRESNMWHFMAQNDFATNGNDGQAMVQNARWSVGTEWRLGYNKMHGYEVETHVGRYIGKMQWFMPFVGFDWRYRKMGKDEHEKNLFGQSNKKDSRSAVSLGFMYTLPMLINFQAEVYHDGILRLSLMREDIPLSKRLRGDFMYNTDQEYMVGLNYILTKNMSARTHYDSDMGFGVGLSLNY from the coding sequence ATGAAAAATCAATTGAAAATAGTATTCTTGACCTTTATCTCTTCGTTGCTCCTGCAGGAGCTAGCGGCTCAACAGGTCAAAAGGTACGACTTATATGTAAGAGATACCCTTGTAAACTATGCTGGAAAACATAAACGAGCGATTGCAGTCAATGGGCAAATCCCAATGCCAACGCTCGAATTTACAGAGGGGGATACCGCCGAAATTGTGGTCCACAATGAGTTAAAGGAAAATACATCTTTGCACTGGCATGGTATATTTCTCCCCAATAAAGAGGATGGAGTACCCTATTTGACACAACCACAAATCGCTCCTGGTACAACGTTCACTTATCGTTTCCCGATTATCCAACATGGCACGCATTGGTATCATTCACATACAGGCTTACAGGAGCAAATCGGCATGTATGGGAACTTTGTCATGAAAAAAAGAGCGAACGATAAAAGCTTTAGACGGGGCATCGATGACCTACCCACTGTACCAATCGTATTAAGTGAATGGACAAACTTGAATCCAGATGATATCCACAGGATGTTACATAGCGCCAATGATTGGGCGGCAATTAAGAAAGGTGCAACCCAGTCCTATGCAGAGGCTATTCAAGAAGGTCAGCTAAAAACCAAGCTTACAAATGAATGGAAACGTATGCTAGCAATGGATGTGAGTGATGTATACTACGACAAAATACTCATGAATGGTAGTGTATTTACGGACTTAAAGAGTATAGACGGGAAGCCTTTGAAGGCAGGGGATAAAGTAAGACTTCGTATTTCAAATGGTGGCGCCTCCTCATACTTTTGGCTTCGCTACGCAGGTGGAAAGATAACAGTAGTGGCAAACGACGGCAACGACGTTGAGCCGGTAGAAGTAGACCGATTAATCATTGCGGTGTCCGAAACCTACGATGTAGTGGTTACAATACCGGAGAATGGAATTGCCTACGAATTCATGGCCACTACCGAAGATCGAAGTAACTCTTCAAGCTATTTCATAGGTGATGGTGTCAAACAGTTGATATCACCGCTACCTAACCTCAAATATTTTGAGGGAATGAAGATGATGAATGATATGATGAAGATGAATGGCGACCTAGATGACATGGGAATGCAAATGAGTCTTAACAAAATGGATATGAACGTGGTCATGTATCCCGAAATTACGGGTTCTTCTTCGAAAAAAACAGACCATAGCGACCATAACATGGACATGGATACAGATTCCAATCGCTATAATGCAAACGCATTAGGAGATATTGTGACTCTAAACTACAGCATGCTACAATCACCACATAACACCACTCTGCCAAAAGATGCGCCCATAAAGGATTTGAAATTTGTACTTACCGGAAATATGAATCGGTATGTATGGAGTATGGACAATAAGGTTCTTTCGGAGTCAGATAAAATACCCGTCAAAAAGGGAGAAGTGCTGCGCATCACGCTTCAAAACAATTCGATGATGCGCCACCCTATGCATCTCCATGGCTTTGATTTTAGGGTGCTTAACGGAAAGGGTGAAAATGCACCTCTCAAGAATGTACTTGATATTATGCCTATGGAAACCGACACAATTGAGTTTTTGGCCAATGAGGAGGGTGACTGGTTTTTCCACTGTCATATTTTATACCACATGATGTCGGGTATGAACAGAGTATTTGAAGTAGGTGATTATCAAAACCCTCTACTCCCTGATAAAAAGGGCGCTTATAAAATGTTGCAACGAGAAAGCAATATGTGGCATTTTATGGCCCAAAATGATTTCGCTACCAATGGTAATGATGGCCAAGCAATGGTCCAAAATGCGCGATGGAGTGTGGGAACAGAATGGCGTCTAGGCTATAACAAGATGCATGGGTACGAAGTAGAGACACATGTGGGAAGATATATCGGAAAAATGCAATGGTTCATGCCTTTTGTTGGCTTTGATTGGCGATATCGCAAAATGGGGAAAGACGAACATGAAAAGAATCTATTTGGACAAAGCAATAAAAAAGATAGCAGAAGTGCTGTCAGTCTAGGTTTCATGTACACCCTTCCCATGTTAATCAACTTCCAGGCCGAAGTATACCATGATGGCATACTACGTCTATCCCTCATGCGAGAGGATATTCCACTGTCCAAACGATTGCGAGGTGATTTTATGTATAACACTGACCAGGAGTATATGGTAGGACTCAACTATATATTGACTAAGAATATGAGTGCCAGAACCCACTATGATAGTGATATGGGGTTTGGAGTAGGTCTCTCCCTTAACTACTAA
- a CDS encoding heme-binding domain-containing protein — protein sequence MRKTGLVAGIIMGLFVVLQFIPVAPLNNGNKNAYSFISHFAPEKSTHRLLKASCFDCHSNKTEYPWYANLQPVKYFMFDHIKEGKEKLNFDELASYRKRKKLAKFKSIIQVLEDGSMPLPSYTLIHGSLSKNEQNNLISYFNDLVTKEEELDATVANGK from the coding sequence ATGAGGAAAACAGGGTTAGTTGCGGGGATAATAATGGGGCTATTCGTTGTTCTTCAATTTATCCCCGTAGCTCCTCTTAATAATGGGAATAAGAATGCATACAGTTTTATAAGCCATTTCGCTCCCGAGAAAAGCACCCATCGGCTCTTAAAAGCATCCTGTTTTGATTGCCATAGCAATAAGACAGAATATCCTTGGTATGCAAATCTTCAACCAGTGAAATACTTTATGTTCGACCATATTAAAGAGGGAAAGGAAAAACTAAACTTTGACGAGCTAGCATCTTATCGAAAACGGAAGAAATTGGCAAAATTCAAAAGCATTATCCAAGTTTTGGAAGATGGTAGTATGCCACTGCCTTCTTACACGTTGATACATGGATCCTTATCAAAAAATGAGCAAAATAATCTGATTTCTTACTTTAATGACCTAGTTACAAAAGAAGAGGAATTAGACGCAACAGTAGCAAATGGCAAATAA
- a CDS encoding DUF3347 domain-containing protein, which produces MKKIKIWAFATVALIATACQSPMPKDKIVTKDSIEYKDASAVFTTASMVESYLQLGTALYNRDEAKIATVATTFAQVLTQQRPELVPTSSREDLKDILENSTENIQHIIASKGDLNHQVEHYQIVSQDMYDLIKLFGTAQELYKFECKRDNKPTMWLSNSKEVHNPYLGENHQPCGELIETLK; this is translated from the coding sequence ATGAAAAAAATCAAAATATGGGCATTCGCTACAGTGGCTTTGATAGCTACAGCGTGCCAATCTCCCATGCCCAAGGACAAAATAGTCACAAAAGATTCGATCGAGTATAAAGATGCTTCAGCTGTATTCACAACTGCTTCCATGGTCGAATCTTATTTGCAGCTGGGTACAGCATTATATAATCGCGACGAGGCAAAAATAGCAACCGTCGCCACTACTTTTGCACAGGTACTCACACAGCAACGACCAGAGCTAGTACCAACATCTTCGCGAGAGGATTTGAAGGACATCTTAGAGAATTCAACAGAAAACATACAACATATCATCGCCAGCAAAGGGGATTTAAATCATCAAGTAGAACATTATCAGATTGTGAGCCAAGATATGTATGATTTGATCAAACTATTTGGCACAGCTCAGGAGCTGTACAAATTTGAATGCAAACGAGATAATAAGCCGACTATGTGGCTAAGCAATTCCAAGGAAGTACACAATCCTTATCTAGGAGAGAATCATCAGCCCTGCGGTGAATTGATCGAGACATTAAAATAA
- a CDS encoding DUF3347 domain-containing protein, translating into MKTLNIITLSILLGIATTPVLAVAQIKNAKTETVKIEGASTNCKNQIEKAANKNHESKLAWNAATKEALLTYNAEKTSKDEVLKRVALAGFDNEIYNAPIDVYQSLDKECQYKGEIKGNTHQNKVAQDHATMDHSTMDHEKSMDHSTASSSSTSKLESLYNHYFAIKDALIKGDTKTVSAKAKTLKSAITAVKMGELESKEHDVWMAVMKDLNTQVTTLVSAKNLESQRLVFSSLSDTIYKLIKATDPAYTVYYSHCPMYNDGKGANWLSKEKAIQNPYYGSQMLTCGANKEIIK; encoded by the coding sequence ATGAAAACATTGAATATTATTACCCTATCAATTCTATTGGGAATTGCTACGACACCGGTATTGGCCGTAGCTCAAATAAAAAATGCAAAGACTGAAACAGTTAAAATCGAGGGAGCTTCCACCAACTGTAAAAATCAGATCGAAAAGGCTGCAAATAAGAATCACGAATCAAAATTAGCGTGGAATGCGGCAACAAAAGAAGCGCTATTAACCTACAATGCAGAAAAAACTTCCAAGGATGAAGTGCTTAAACGTGTAGCTCTTGCGGGATTCGACAACGAAATTTACAATGCCCCAATCGATGTATACCAAAGTCTTGACAAAGAATGCCAATATAAAGGAGAAATCAAAGGGAATACGCATCAAAATAAGGTAGCTCAAGATCATGCAACCATGGACCATTCGACCATGGACCACGAGAAAAGTATGGATCACAGCACTGCATCTTCATCATCGACGTCAAAATTGGAGTCTCTTTATAACCACTATTTTGCGATTAAAGATGCATTAATAAAAGGCGATACTAAAACAGTGAGTGCAAAAGCTAAGACATTGAAATCAGCAATTACAGCAGTAAAGATGGGCGAACTCGAGTCCAAGGAACATGATGTTTGGATGGCCGTGATGAAAGACCTCAACACGCAAGTAACTACACTGGTATCAGCAAAAAATCTGGAAAGTCAAAGATTGGTTTTTTCATCATTATCTGACACTATATACAAGTTAATAAAAGCAACCGATCCTGCTTACACAGTCTATTATAGTCACTGTCCAATGTACAATGACGGTAAAGGAGCAAATTGGTTAAGTAAAGAGAAAGCTATTCAAAATCCCTACTATGGCTCGCAAATGTTAACATGTGGCGCTAACAAAGAGATCATTAAATAG
- a CDS encoding HYC_CC_PP family protein, whose protein sequence is MKKLFLIFLSYLYLLSAFGLTVQTHFCKKEVIKETNFFSNTISQSDPCAICVSKNKEQKVKKNGCCQHDTKVVKLKDNQHKVVKQELSFKFWNDAILHRFFGAVFEPAQALIDDQIIRNLPDFFSVHETPLYIYHCVYLI, encoded by the coding sequence ATGAAAAAGCTGTTTTTAATATTTCTTTCTTATTTGTATCTGCTGTCCGCGTTTGGCCTGACAGTGCAGACACATTTCTGCAAGAAAGAAGTTATTAAAGAGACCAATTTTTTTTCGAATACAATATCTCAAAGTGATCCCTGTGCGATTTGTGTCAGCAAGAACAAGGAGCAGAAAGTAAAAAAGAATGGTTGTTGCCAACACGATACCAAAGTCGTTAAATTGAAGGACAACCAACATAAAGTAGTTAAGCAAGAGCTATCCTTCAAATTTTGGAATGATGCCATTTTGCATAGGTTCTTTGGTGCGGTATTTGAGCCGGCTCAGGCATTAATTGACGACCAAATTATTAGAAATCTCCCTGATTTCTTTTCTGTACACGAGACACCGTTGTACATTTATCACTGTGTATATCTGATTTAG